The Lutibacter sp. A64 genome segment ATTTAACACCAAACGTTCCGATTTTAAAATAGATTGAGAGCTTCCTTCAACATAAAAAACAATGTCGCCATAATTTACTTTTGCTCCATCATTTATTAAAGTTTCAACTTTTAAATCTGCATCTACATACTTAAAAATACGCTTTGCCATTTCAACTCCAGCTATAATACCATCTTCTTTAACTAATAATTTAGCTTTACCAGTTGCGTCTTTTGGAATACATGCTAACGAGCTATGATCTCCATCTCCAATATCTTCTCTAATAGCATTAGAAATTATAATATCTAGTTCTTTTTCAAATTGTTCTTTACTTATCATTTTACTAAAATTTTCAAACAAAAATAACTTTTTTATTTTCAAAAATTAACCCTTTAATTATTTTTATATTTGCCAAATGAAAATTAAGTTATTAGCCATTGGCAAAACCGATGATAAAAATTTACAAACGTTAATTGAAACCTATCAAAATAGGTTGAAACACTATATTAATTTTGAAATTGATATTATTCCTGATTTAAAAAAAGCAAAAAATTTAACAGAAGCACAACAAAAAGATAAAGAAGGTGAATTAATTTTAAAAAAATTAACAGCAACCGATAATTTAATTTTGTTAGATGAAAAAGGAAAAGAATTTCGTTCAATAGAATTCTCAAAATTTCTTCAAAAAAAAATGAATGCAGGAATTAAACAACTTGTATTGGTAATTGGTGGTCCTTATGGATTTTCTGATGCTGTTTATAAAAAATCTCAAGGAAAAATATCTTTATCCAAAATGACATTTTCTCACCAAATGATTCGTTTATTTATAACAGAACAAATTTACCGTGCATTTACAATCTTAAAAAACGAACCATACCATCATGAATAAATTAAAACTTGTTTTTGCTACCAATAATAAAAACAAACTAAAAGAAGTACAAGCAATGCTTACCAACTTTGAAATTGTAAGTTTAGCTGATATTAATTGTTTTGATGACATTCCAGAAACAGCAGATAGCTTAACAGGAAATGCAATTTTAAAAGCCGACTATATTACTAAAAAGTTTGGTTTGAATTGTTTTGCAGACGATACTGGACTGGAAGTCAAATCTTTAGATGGAGAGCCTGGAGTGTATTCTGCGCGTTATGCTGGTATTGAAAATAATTCAGAAAAAAATATGGCTAAATTATTAACTAAACTTGGTGATAATTTAAATAGAGAAGCGCAATTTAAAACGGCAATTGCCTTAAATATTAATAAAAAACAATTTATATTTGAAGGAATTTGCAAAGGACATATTTTAAAACAAAAACAAGGAAGTTCTGGTTTCGGTTACGATCCTATTTTTATGCCTGAAGGCTTTAAAAAATCTTTTGCAGAAATGGATTTAAATGAAAAAGGAGCTATTAGTCATAGAGGAAAAGCCATACAAGAATTAGTACATTTTTTAAACAAGCATTTTTGATTAACCCTACAAAGTCATATAGATTAACATTTATAATTCTAATTATTACATTGGTAATTATATTTTTAATAAACCTTAGTTTAGGTTCTGTATACATTCCACTAAAACAACTGTTTTTAGCATTAATAAATGGTGATGTTGAAAAAGAATCTTGGCGTTCTATAATTTTAAGCTATCGTTTACCAAAAGCAATTACAGCAATAATTGTAGGTTCTGGCTTGTCTATTAGTGGTTTATTAATGCAAACATTATTTAGAAATCCGTTAGCAGGTCCTTTTGTTTTGGGTATAAGTTCTGGCGCAAGTTTGGGTGTTGCAATTTTAATTTTAGGAGCATCGTTTATTGGTGCCAATATCAGCAATTATGCTTTTACAAATTTTGGGTTGGCTTTTGCAGCCAGTTTAGGCTCTTTTTTAGTGCTTTCTGCTGTTATGATTGCTGCACAAAAAGTTAAAAACACCATGTCTATTTTAATAATAGGATTAATGTTTGGTAGTTTAACTTCAGCAGTAATTAGTATTTTGGCATATTTTGGTACTGCAAGTCAATTACAACAATATATGTTTTGGAGCTTTGGAAGCCTAGGAAACTTAAGCTGGAAAGAAATTACAGTTTTATGCATTGCTTTTATAATTGGAATTTTATTTGTTATTTTTATAATTAAACCTTTAAACACCTTACTTTTAGGTGAAAATTATGCAAAAAGCTTAGGGGTTAACGTAAAAAGAACGCGTAATTTAGTGTTAATTGCCACCAGTTTACTTACAGGAGTTATTACCGCATTTTCTGGTCCAATTGCCTTTATTGGCTTAGCTGTACCGCATTTAACAAAATTACTTTACAGTACATCAAACCATAAAACATTAATACCTGCAGTAGCAATAAGCGGAGCTATAATTATGCTAATTTGCGATAGCATAGCACAATTACCAACAAGCGAGTATACACTACCTATAAATGCAATAACATCACTATTTGGTGCTCCAATAATTATTTGGTTATTGGTTAGAAAAAGAAAAGTTTATTATTAATGAAACAACCTGAAGAACATATTATTAAAACAGAAAATTTAAGTATTGGTTATACTTCAAAAAAACAAGTTTCTGTAATAGCCTCTAATTTAAATATTGATTTAAATGCTGGTAATTTGGTATGTTTACTTGGTAAAAATGGAATTGGTAAATCTACACTACTTAGAACATTAACTAAAGTTCAACCAGCTTTAAAAGGCTCTATTACAATTGATAATAAAAATTTAGATAATTTAACAAATATAGAATTATCTAAAATAATGAGCTTAGTACTTACCGAACGCTTGCCAGATAGTAGTTTAACTGTTTTTGAATTGGTAGCATTAGGTAGGCAACCTTTTACAAATTGGATTGGCTATTTAACAAATAATGATCTAAAAATTATTAATACAGCCTTTGAAAAAACAAACACCAGCCATTTAATGAATTCTAAATGTTACGAATTAAGTGATGGTCAATTACAAAAAATATTAATAGCCAGAGCATTAACTCAAGACACACCAATTATTGTTTTAGATGAGCCAACAGCCCATTTAGACTTGCATCATACAGTAAATACATTCTCTTTACTTAAAAATTTGGCTTTACAATTTAATAAAACAATTATTGTTTCTACACACGAAGCTAATTTAGCTTTGCAATTAGCAGATGAATTATGGTTAATGTCTTCTTCTAAATTTGTAAGTGGAAAAACAGATATACTTATAGAAAATAATGAACTTAATCAACTTTTTGATTCTCGTTTGATTCGTTTTAATAAAGAGTTAAAACAATTTTCTATTTCAACTGAATAGTTATTAAAACAGTTGAAATATTTTAAAAAAATACTTATGAAAAAAATACTATTTTTAATTGTTGCATCATTATTAATTAGTAGTTGTGGAAGTACTGCTTATATTCCAGAAATTAACCTTACAACAGATGTTACAGCTACAAAATATGCAAATACTATTACATCTTCAGATTTAAAAACACATTTATATACAATTGCTTCTGATGAATTTGAAGGAAGAAATACTGGTGAGGCAGGACATAAAAAAGCTGCTGATTATATTAAAAATTTCTATATAAAAACAAATATTAAATCTCCTTTTGAAGGCTCTAATTATTTTCAAATTATACCTACTAAATTTTTAAAACCAAATTTAAAGCCTTCAGAAAATGTTTTAGGATTTATAAAAGGTTCTGAAAAACCTGAAGAAATTATAGTAATTTCTGCTCATTTAGATCATTTAGGTGTTCAAAATGGCGAAATTTTTAACGGTGCAGATGACAATGGTTCTGGAACAGTAACTATTTTAAAAATTGCTGAAGCATTTCAAAAAGCAAAAGAAGCCGGAAATGGCCCAAAACGTTCTTTGCTATTTTTACATGTTACCGGTGAAGAAAAAGGTTTATTAGGCTCTAAATATTATGTAAACAATCCTATTTTTCCACTTGAAAATACTGTTGCAAACTTAAATATTGATATGATTGGACGTATAGATGATGCTCATGAAAATAATCCAAATTATATTTATTTAATTGGTTCAGATAAGTTAAGTACAGAATTACACTACATTTCTGAAAAAATTAATGCAAAATTTACCCATATTAATATAGATTATACTTATAATAACGATGATGATCCAAATCAATTTTATTACAGGTCTGATCACTATAATTTTGCTAAAAATAATATCCCTGTAATCTTCTATTTTAACGGAACACACCAAGATTATCACGAACCTTCAGACACACCTGATAAAATTGATTATGAACTTTTACAAAAAAGAGCACAACTACTATTTTATACTGCTTGGGAGCTTGCCAACAGAGCAGAAAGAATTAAGGTTGATAAATAATTCAACCTTATTTTAGACTTAAAGTTTTGGCAATCGCTTTTTTAACAAGTGGTTCCATAATTAAATAACCGTTTAAATTTGGATGTACTCCATCATCTCCAAGTGTTACTTTTAAACCATTTAATTTGTTAGCCATAGGCGTAAAATAATCAACAAATTCTATATTTTGCTGCTTAGCATACGCTTTTAATAAGGTGTTAAGCTTTACCACTTTTTCAGCTGGCTCTAGCCCTTTTCTCCATGGAAAATCATAAGCCGGTAATACAGAACATAAAATAACCTTTATATTATTGGCTTTTGCCAATTCTGTCATTGAAATAATATTACCAACAATCATTTCAATAGTTGAAGGGCCTGTATTACCAGCAATATCATTTATACCAGCTAATATAACTACTGCACCAGGTTTTAAATCTATAACATCTTGTCTAAAACGCAACAACATTTGAGGCGTAGTTTGCCCACTAATTCCACGGTTTATATAAGGATTCTTAGAAAAAAATTCAGGTCTAATTCGTAACCAACCTTCAGTAATTGAATTTCCCATAAACACAACGCTATTTTCATCCTTTTTTAAGTTTAATAATTCAGCATTTTCTTTTTTAAAACGTTCTAAATTGGCCCAATCTTGAGCATATAAAAATTCTATACTAGAGCACATAAATAAAATACATAAAGTTAGTTGTATGGTTTTTATTTTCATTTTAAAAATTATATAATTGATATTCTTAAATCGTTAGCCACAGTTATAACACTTATTTTTAATGAATAGTCTAAAGTGTATTGTAGATAAAATGCTGAAATAAATTCAGCATAACAATTGTTAATCAACAAATATCTTCTTCAAAAAAATAATTTATAAAACTACCCAATAGTATAATTTATTAATGAATAATTTTAAAAATTAACTCTTTTAAAATATCACCTGCCGCTAATGCATTTGCTCCAACACCTTTACTTTTTACATCAGCTTCACGTAAAAGTCCGATTACTTGAGATACTTTACGCATTGGATAGTTTCTTGCTGCTGTGGTATAATCTGAGACAAAAAAAGGATTAACACCTAAAGATTTTGATATACTATTTTTAGATTTATCTTTTAAACTATGTAAAATAAGCAATTGTGTAAAAAAAATATTTAATAAAGAGATTGTAACAACTAATGGATTTACTTTCTGATTTTGAGCAAAATGGTTAATTATTCTGTTTGATTTTAAAACATCTCGCTCTCCAATGGCTTTTCTTAATTCAAAATTATTAAAATCTTTACTAATCCCTATATTTTCTTCAATAGCCTCTGGAGTAATAGTAGTTTCTTTTGGTAAAATCAGCATTAATTTATCCAACTCATTACTAATTTTACTTAAATCGGTACCTAAAAATTCTACAAGCATTAATGATGCCTTAGTTTCAATCTTATATTTTTTACCTGCTAATACTTTTCGTATCCAATCTACAACGTGATTTTCATATAATTTTTTACTTTCATAAACAACGCCCTTTTTCTTAATTTCTTTATAAAGCGTTTTTCGTTTATCTATTTTTTTATATTTATAACAAAGCACCAAAACCGTAGTTGGTTGTGGCTGTTTTACATAAGCAAGTAATTTTTCAATTGTTTTAGATAAATCTTGAGCTTCTTTTACTATAACAACCTGTCTTTCTGCCATCATAGGAAAGCGTTTGGCATTATCTACAATATCATCAATGGTAACATCTCTACCATATAAAACCATCTGATTAAAGCCTTTTTCCTCTTCAGAAAGCACATTCTTTTCAATATATTCCGAAATTTTATCGATATAATATGGCTCTTCACCCATTAAAAAATAAATAGGTTTTATGTCTCCATTTTTAATATCAGAAACTATTTTTGTAACGTCACTCATTTATATAAAAAAAATTAGCATTTTTGCGGTATGCAACAATTGAATTTACCAACTTATAAATTCAGAATCAAAAGTAGTGAAAATAAGTTTTTTATTTTTGATATCATTAGAAAAAAACATGTGGTTTTAACACCCGAAGAATGGGTGCGTCAACATTATGTTTGGTTTTTAATTGAAGAAAAGAAATATCCGATTTCTTTAATTGCAGTAGAAAAAAAACTCACCATCAACAAGTTAACAAAACGTACCGATATTTTAATTTTTGATACAAACGGCAATCCAGATATTATTGTTGAATGCAAAGCCCCTTCTGTAAAAATAACACAAGAAACTTTTGATCAAATTGCTCGTTATAACTTAAAATTAAAAGCAAATTATTTAATTATAACCAATGGTTTAGAACATTTTTACTGTAAAATGAATTTTGAAAATGAATGTTATGATTTTTTAAAAACCATTCCTTCTTTTAAAAAATAATACTAACAAAACTTTATAACTGTATAACTTCTTAACTTTAAAACTTTAGCTTAAGTTTGCATTTGTGAAAATAGCCATTGTAATATTAAACTGGAACGGACAACAATTGTTGGAAAAATTTTTACCTTCAATTATTAAATACAACACAGCAAAAAATGTTGAAATCTATGTTGCTGATAACGCTTCTACAGATACAAGCATTGCTTTTGTAAAAAAAACGTTTCCTACCATAAAAATTGTAGAAAACAAAAAAAATGGAGGTTATGCTAAAGGCTATAACGATGCTTTACAACATATTGAAGCTGATATTTATGGTTTAATAAATTCTGATATTGAGGTAACAGAAAACTGGTTAAATCCAATAATTTCAACTTTTAATACAGCCCCTGAAACGGCAATTATTCAACCAAAAATTTTAGATTATAAAAACAAAGTTCTCTTTGAATATGCCGGTGCTGGTGGTGGTTTTATAGATAAATATGGATATCCTTTTTGCAGAGGTCGTATTTTTTCGGAATTAGAAAAAGACAACAATCAATTTAATGATACTTGTGAAATATTTTGGGCTTCTGGAGCTTGCTTTTTTATTAAATCTAGTGTGTTTAAAGAATTAAACGGTTTTGATGAGGATTACTTTGCACATCAAGAAGAAATAGATTTATGTTGGAGAGCAAAAAACTTAGATTATAGTATTAAATACGTTGGTACTTCTACCGTTTACCACGTTGGAGGTGCTACTTTAAAAGAAGAAAGTCCTAGAAAATCGTTTTTAAATTTTAGAAACAGCTTGTTTACATTGGTT includes the following:
- a CDS encoding SGNH/GDSL hydrolase family protein; translated protein: MKIKTIQLTLCILFMCSSIEFLYAQDWANLERFKKENAELLNLKKDENSVVFMGNSITEGWLRIRPEFFSKNPYINRGISGQTTPQMLLRFRQDVIDLKPGAVVILAGINDIAGNTGPSTIEMIVGNIISMTELAKANNIKVILCSVLPAYDFPWRKGLEPAEKVVKLNTLLKAYAKQQNIEFVDYFTPMANKLNGLKVTLGDDGVHPNLNGYLIMEPLVKKAIAKTLSLK
- a CDS encoding non-canonical purine NTP diphosphatase, which translates into the protein MNKLKLVFATNNKNKLKEVQAMLTNFEIVSLADINCFDDIPETADSLTGNAILKADYITKKFGLNCFADDTGLEVKSLDGEPGVYSARYAGIENNSEKNMAKLLTKLGDNLNREAQFKTAIALNINKKQFIFEGICKGHILKQKQGSSGFGYDPIFMPEGFKKSFAEMDLNEKGAISHRGKAIQELVHFLNKHF
- a CDS encoding type I restriction enzyme HsdR N-terminal domain-containing protein; translated protein: MQQLNLPTYKFRIKSSENKFFIFDIIRKKHVVLTPEEWVRQHYVWFLIEEKKYPISLIAVEKKLTINKLTKRTDILIFDTNGNPDIIVECKAPSVKITQETFDQIARYNLKLKANYLIITNGLEHFYCKMNFENECYDFLKTIPSFKK
- the rlmH gene encoding 23S rRNA (pseudouridine(1915)-N(3))-methyltransferase RlmH, with the protein product MKIKLLAIGKTDDKNLQTLIETYQNRLKHYINFEIDIIPDLKKAKNLTEAQQKDKEGELILKKLTATDNLILLDEKGKEFRSIEFSKFLQKKMNAGIKQLVLVIGGPYGFSDAVYKKSQGKISLSKMTFSHQMIRLFITEQIYRAFTILKNEPYHHE
- a CDS encoding ABC transporter ATP-binding protein codes for the protein MKQPEEHIIKTENLSIGYTSKKQVSVIASNLNIDLNAGNLVCLLGKNGIGKSTLLRTLTKVQPALKGSITIDNKNLDNLTNIELSKIMSLVLTERLPDSSLTVFELVALGRQPFTNWIGYLTNNDLKIINTAFEKTNTSHLMNSKCYELSDGQLQKILIARALTQDTPIIVLDEPTAHLDLHHTVNTFSLLKNLALQFNKTIIVSTHEANLALQLADELWLMSSSKFVSGKTDILIENNELNQLFDSRLIRFNKELKQFSISTE
- a CDS encoding M28 family metallopeptidase; this translates as MKKILFLIVASLLISSCGSTAYIPEINLTTDVTATKYANTITSSDLKTHLYTIASDEFEGRNTGEAGHKKAADYIKNFYIKTNIKSPFEGSNYFQIIPTKFLKPNLKPSENVLGFIKGSEKPEEIIVISAHLDHLGVQNGEIFNGADDNGSGTVTILKIAEAFQKAKEAGNGPKRSLLFLHVTGEEKGLLGSKYYVNNPIFPLENTVANLNIDMIGRIDDAHENNPNYIYLIGSDKLSTELHYISEKINAKFTHINIDYTYNNDDDPNQFYYRSDHYNFAKNNIPVIFYFNGTHQDYHEPSDTPDKIDYELLQKRAQLLFYTAWELANRAERIKVDK
- a CDS encoding glycosyltransferase family 2 protein, translated to MKIAIVILNWNGQQLLEKFLPSIIKYNTAKNVEIYVADNASTDTSIAFVKKTFPTIKIVENKKNGGYAKGYNDALQHIEADIYGLINSDIEVTENWLNPIISTFNTAPETAIIQPKILDYKNKVLFEYAGAGGGFIDKYGYPFCRGRIFSELEKDNNQFNDTCEIFWASGACFFIKSSVFKELNGFDEDYFAHQEEIDLCWRAKNLDYSIKYVGTSTVYHVGGATLKEESPRKSFLNFRNSLFTLVKNVPKKQLFGIIFMRLILDGIAGVKFLTEMRPMHTLAIIKAHFSFYALLSKMYKKRGTHKKRSNYFTTKSIVWQHFILGKKKYNNLENR
- a CDS encoding FecCD family ABC transporter permease, translating into MNPTKSYRLTFIILIITLVIIFLINLSLGSVYIPLKQLFLALINGDVEKESWRSIILSYRLPKAITAIIVGSGLSISGLLMQTLFRNPLAGPFVLGISSGASLGVAILILGASFIGANISNYAFTNFGLAFAASLGSFLVLSAVMIAAQKVKNTMSILIIGLMFGSLTSAVISILAYFGTASQLQQYMFWSFGSLGNLSWKEITVLCIAFIIGILFVIFIIKPLNTLLLGENYAKSLGVNVKRTRNLVLIATSLLTGVITAFSGPIAFIGLAVPHLTKLLYSTSNHKTLIPAVAISGAIIMLICDSIAQLPTSEYTLPINAITSLFGAPIIIWLLVRKRKVYY
- the holA gene encoding DNA polymerase III subunit delta, with protein sequence MSDVTKIVSDIKNGDIKPIYFLMGEEPYYIDKISEYIEKNVLSEEEKGFNQMVLYGRDVTIDDIVDNAKRFPMMAERQVVIVKEAQDLSKTIEKLLAYVKQPQPTTVLVLCYKYKKIDKRKTLYKEIKKKGVVYESKKLYENHVVDWIRKVLAGKKYKIETKASLMLVEFLGTDLSKISNELDKLMLILPKETTITPEAIEENIGISKDFNNFELRKAIGERDVLKSNRIINHFAQNQKVNPLVVTISLLNIFFTQLLILHSLKDKSKNSISKSLGVNPFFVSDYTTAARNYPMRKVSQVIGLLREADVKSKGVGANALAAGDILKELIFKIIH